The genomic segment CCATTGCCCACTTACCGACTGTGTTGCCGCAGACTATTGTCGAGTTCGCTCCCAAAGTCGCCCCTTTTTTTACCTTGGTCGAGACCCATTTACCGCCTTTTGGGTAAGGGGCTCTCGGGTTGATGTCGTTTGTGAAAACCATCGAAGGTCCGGCGAAAACTCCGTCTTCGAGCGTTACCATGGCGTAGACGGAGACGTTGTTCTGAAGCTTCACCCCGTCGCCTAGAACGGCTTTGTCATCTACATAGCAGTTTTGGCTTATGGAACAATCTTTTCCTATAACTGCTCCGGATCTGATATGGCTGAAATGCCAGATTTTAGTCCCCTCGCCGATTTGTGCCCCTTCATCGACAACAGCTGTCTCGTGCGCGTAGTATTTTTTTTCCAACTCTAATCTCCTTTTGAGAGAAAATATTCAACCGTTTTCTTTAAGCCTTCTTCTAAAGAGGTGGTTGGTTCCCAGCCGAGGTCTTTTTTCGCCTTCGCGAAGCTGGCGACGCTTTTTTTAAGCTCTCCTGGTCTGGTGTCCATCAGAACAGGTTCAGGAATTTCTTTAAAAAATTTCCTCATCTCTCCAAACAATTCGGAGACAGAGGTCGCCACACCGGTTGAAATATTGTAGGTTTCATGGGAACCTGCAATAAGGGCTTTCGAAACGGCTTTGACGACGTCTCCTACGAAGACATAATCCCTCTGAAGTTTTCCATGCCCGTAGAGGATCGATTGTTTTTTCGATATCATCTGATTGGCGAAAATAGCTACCACTCCGGCTTCCCCGTGAGGATCCTGCCTTGGTCCATAGACGTTTGTGAAACGGAGGACAGTGAAGTCTATACCGAAATTGTGGGAGTATGACCTCAGGTAATGCTCTCCGGCGAGTTTCGAGACTCCGTATGGCGAGACGGGTACAGGAGGATTGTTTTCATCCGCTGGCGATTCTGTGTCGCCGTACATCACTCCTGCGGAAGAGACGAAGATAATTTTTTTCACCTCGGATTTAACAGCGGAATCGAGAAGGTTTAAAAGCCCTTGTATGTTTACTTTCATGTCAAACGCAGGGTCGGCGACGGATTTTCTGACGTCGATTTGAGCGGCGAAATGAATGACGGTGTCGAATTTATTTTTGCCGAAAATCTGATCGAAATCGCAATCGATTATGTCAGCTGTTATCAGTTTCGCTTTTTTTGTCAGGTTTTCGATTTTACCTGATGAAAGGTTGTCAACCACTAAAATTTCGTGCCCTGATTTTACCAATTCATCGCAAGTGTTGGACCCTATAAAGCCGGCTCCGCCGGTCACCAAAATTTTCATGTTTTCTCCTTCTGTGTTTGAAAACTTCAAAATAAATTATCCTTTTCGTTCTGTCAAGTTTATATCCTTGACAATGTTTTTCGTAAGATAGAAAATCAATTAAAAACGGGGGGTATATGGAAAATTCCAAATTTCAAGTCACCGAAGATTTTCTCAAAGAAAACTCTCAAAAAATCAAAGAAGAAGATCTGGAACTAATCGTTGAGAAAGCCGACGACATAGAGGATAAGGTTAAAAAAAGCGGACCACTTTCGAGGTTTTACGAGGATATCAAACTTTCTCTTTCAATGATAAAGGACTACACCAGGGGCAAATACAAAGCAATTCCTTTCTGGGCTCTTTCTTCCGTTGCTTTCACGGTTCTTTATATACTGAACCCAGTCGACATTTTCGCCGATCCTGTCCCTTTTCTCGGGCTTATCGACGATGTGACGCTTATTGGCATCTGTCTTTACATGGTTGAAAAAGATCTGAAAAAATACAGAATCTGGAAATCAAAATCTGAATAGATGAAGCTGATAAATCGCCGTTACAGGGTAGAAGGAGAAATCGGACAGGGGTCTTACGGCGTAATATACAAAGTCTCGGATCTTCAGGACGAAAAAAATCCTTCCAAAACACTGAAAATCTACAACACAGACAAATTGGTCAACCAGGATCTCGACGCTTTTAAAAACGAGTATTTCTACACCAAAAGCATTGATCTGCCCTGCGCAGTAAAAGCCCACACATTTGAAAAGATATACAACATTGACGGTTTTTCTTTTTACGGCAACTACTATTTTTACACAATGAACTATATCAGAGGAAAGAACATTTCGTCGTTAAAGCTTTCGACAAAAAAAGAACGTTCTCTTTTGGCAGAAAGGCTTTTGTT from the candidate division WOR-3 bacterium genome contains:
- a CDS encoding N-acetyltransferase; this translates as MEKKYYAHETAVVDEGAQIGEGTKIWHFSHIRSGAVIGKDCSISQNCYVDDKAVLGDGVKLQNNVSVYAMVTLEDGVFAGPSMVFTNDINPRAPYPKGGKWVSTKVKKGATLGANSTIVCGNTVGKWAMVAAGAVVTKDVPDYALVMGVPASIKGWICECGTNLTFSTDKDKHESCICVKCGRKFDKSGYNVSEIK
- a CDS encoding DUF1232 domain-containing protein gives rise to the protein MENSKFQVTEDFLKENSQKIKEEDLELIVEKADDIEDKVKKSGPLSRFYEDIKLSLSMIKDYTRGKYKAIPFWALSSVAFTVLYILNPVDIFADPVPFLGLIDDVTLIGICLYMVEKDLKKYRIWKSKSE
- a CDS encoding GDP-mannose 4,6-dehydratase — protein: MKILVTGGAGFIGSNTCDELVKSGHEILVVDNLSSGKIENLTKKAKLITADIIDCDFDQIFGKNKFDTVIHFAAQIDVRKSVADPAFDMKVNIQGLLNLLDSAVKSEVKKIIFVSSAGVMYGDTESPADENNPPVPVSPYGVSKLAGEHYLRSYSHNFGIDFTVLRFTNVYGPRQDPHGEAGVVAIFANQMISKKQSILYGHGKLQRDYVFVGDVVKAVSKALIAGSHETYNISTGVATSVSELFGEMRKFFKEIPEPVLMDTRPGELKKSVASFAKAKKDLGWEPTTSLEEGLKKTVEYFLSKGD